The following DNA comes from Acidobacteriota bacterium.
GGACGGAGGCGTTGCTTGCCGCCTGTTCCGGCCGCTGCAGCTATGTCCGGCCGCGGGGAGGGTTTTACGTCGCGCTCGGCATCGGCGACATGGACGAGGAACGGGCCGCGGAAAGGCTCCTTCGCGAAAGGGGCCTCCTGGTCCATCCGGGATGGTTTTACGATATGGACCCGCACCACCTGGTTTTCTGTTTCGTGCAGAAACCGGAAGTGCTCGAGGATTCCATCCCCGGGCTGTTCGAAGCGGACCCCCCGGCGGCCGGCGGCCCGGGACGGTCGGAGCCGGAACCATGAACTATCTGCGCTACCGGTACAGGGGAAAAGTCATGACCGGCGTCGAGGAGAGCGGCGCGGTCCGGGCCCTGCGCATGGGGCCGTGCGACGAATGCGTGGAGACGGACCCACCGGTCGGCCTGGACCAGGTCGAGATCCTGTGCCCCTCCGAACCGACCAAGATCCTCGCCGTGGGGCTGAATTACGGCAGCCACCTCGACCACCATGCCCCGGGGACCTCGGCACCCGCCAGTCCCGAGATCTTTTTCAAACCCCCTTCGGCCCTCCTCCCCCACGGCGGGGTGATCCGGATCCCCCCCGACGCCCACGACGTGCACTACGAGGGGGAACTCGTGATAGTCATCGGGGGGATGGCCCGGCAGGTCTCCCCCGGGGAGGCGGAAAATTACATCCTGGGCTACAGCTGCGGCATCGATGTCAGCGCCCGGATCTGGCAGAAAAACGACCTGCAGTGGTGGCGCGCCAAGGGGTGTGACACCTTCGCCCCCGCGGGACCGGTCGTGGCGGCCAACTTCGACTGGAGAAACGGGGGGATCGAGACCCGGGTCAACGGCGGTGTGGTGCAGTCGGGCCGGTTCAGCGAGTTCCTCTTCGACCCGCCGATGATCGTGAGCTATGCCAGCCGGTACCTGACGCTGATGCCGGGAGACCTCATCTATACCGGGACCCCCGGCGGCACCGGGGCGCTCCACCCGGGGGACCGGGTGGAGGTGGAGATCCCCGGAATCGGGACGCTGTGCAGCAGCGTCGCCGCAGGCGCCTGAAAAAGCCGCGCCTACCGTTCGCCGGGGAGGGCGGCGCCCAGCTTGCGCGCGATCCGGTTCTCGATCCAGTGGCTGTCGCACCATTCGATCGAATCCACGGGAAGCCCCTGCAGGAGCACGCTGAAGTGGAGATGGTCGCCTCCGGCCAGCCCGGTTTCCCCCGTCCTGCCGATGACGTCTCCCCGCGACACCTCCTGCCCCTCCCCGGCATCCATGGACGAAAGGTGCGCGTAGATGCTCTGGAGACCGTACCCGTGGTCGATGACGATGGCGTTGCCGTAAATCCCCAGGTAGCCGGCGAAGAGCACCACTCCCGAGTTGGCCGCGGGAACCGGTGACCGCCTGACCGAAGCCAGGTCATAACCCAGGTGGGTCTGGACGTCCACCTCCCGCCCCTCGTAGAGATAGGACCTCCGCTGGGCGAACGAGGCCGTCGTCTTGCTGTTGGGCATCATCACGAATTCCCCGCGCCAGAGGAAACCGGGGGTGGTCTTCCGCGCCAGGGCCAGGATCGTCTCCTGGTTCGCGTCGCGCATCTCGCGGTTTATGGCCAGGTAGCTCTCGAGCAGGGTCCCCCGCTCCCGGAACTCGGGGGTCCGGGAAACGATCGCCGGCACCACCTTGTCGAGGAAGGGGTCGGAGACCTGGATGGTGTCGGTCCGCAGCGGCCTCGGGAAGAAACGGTCGATGAAACCCGCCTCCGCCGCGTTCCCCGCGGCGTCCTCGGCCACCAGCCGGACCTCGGGCCGGTCCATGTCATAGGGGACGGCAAAGAGCGCGAACCGGTCGTGCGCCCCCCCGCCCGGAAGCGGGAATCCCGGGAACCACCAGGAGCCGGCGCGCACGCCGTCACGCACGGCCGATTCCCCGACGCTGTAAACGACGACTTCGCACCCCCCCTGGCGGACGTAGGTCTGGGACGACCGGACCTGGAGCGACGGTGGAGTCAGGCGGACCGGCAGGGTCAGTTCCTCGACATGGGGATCCGGGTGCCGGAGCCAGGTCGGGGCCCGCTCGCTCGTCACGCGGATGGTCGCTTCCCCCCCGGTCAGGGCGGGAAGGCTCTCGCGGCCGGCGTCGACCCCGATCACATCCCGCACGGTCCCGGATCCCAGGAACGGAATCTGCGAAGCGGGGGTGTAGGCTTTTTCGAACAGCGGCGCGGAATGCTCCCCCTGCACGAGTTCGATCCGGACCCGCGACAGTCCCCTCCGCGGCTCGGCGATCTCGACCGTCACGGGCGTCCTCTTGCCGATGACGCTCATCGCCGGTTGAATACGGACATCGGGTGTTCCCCCGACCCGGAAAATGCCCTGGGCGAGAACGGCCAGAAGGCACGCACAGACGATCAAAGCCACCGGTTTGAGGGAACGCCCTCCTCGCATTGCCGCATCCGCCATGATTTCACAGCCCTCCCCTTGTTTTGACCGGCCCAGTGTACCACTCCTCGGCCCCCGGTTGCAGGGGCGCAGGAGCGAAAGCGCCCGCCCGAAAGCCGCCGCGGTTAAGTTGATTGCTCCAAGCTCTGCAATCAGTGTATGATGGGCCGACAACGCACAAGCGTGCTCTCGGATCAGGTTCTATGCAAGGAGGCAGTGCGATGAAAAAGCTTTCAACGGCGGTTTTTCTCGGCCTGTGGATTTTGGTTTCGCTGGGCTGTTCTTCGACCCCTTCGGGAACGGTGGCGGTCAAGGATCTTCAGGAAAGCATCGCCGACCGGATCGGACAGGAGGTCGTGGTGGTGGGGATGGCGGACACCCGGACTCCCATGGCCTCGTTCAAGATGTTCAAGCTTTCGTCGGGGAACAACTACGTCTGGGCCTCGATCCCGGAAGACGCCGAGGAACCCCCCCAGGGGCTCAAGGTGCGGGTCACCGGGACCGTCCAGCAGAAGGAATTCCCCGCCATGGGGAACGTGTTTTTCATCGAATCGACCAGGGTGGGGATGGAATAGACGCAGCGATCGAATACGGGGGGACAGTCCCGAGACTGTCCCTGCTTCCCGGACCTCAGCGGCTACAGATACCGATCCAGAAACCTCTCAAGGCTCGTCCCGGCCACCGCGGCGTGCTCTCTCCACTGCCGCCAGGTGCGGCCCATTCCCGTGCGCAGGAGGGTTTTCACCCGGTCCCCCACCCCCGAGGAGGGATCGAAGGCGAACGGTTGCAGAAACGTGTCCCGGGCCTCGTCGCTGACCGCCCGGACGCAGCCCAGGCGCACACCGGCGCATGCGGCCACCCTGGCCAGGGCGGCCGTTTCCATGTCCACGATCGAGGCGTGAAACGACCGGAACAGGATCTCCTTGTGCGCAGGGTTCCCCAGAACGTGGGGAGATGTGAGGACCGTCCCGGCCGTCGCCCCGATTCCGGCGGCCGCGGAGAGGAGCGCCTGGGCGTCGGCGAGGTCGAACGTCCCCCCGGCCCGGACCCTGCTCCAGTCCGGGTCCGCCCCGTCGAGGCTGAGTTCGATCGCCCGCGTCGCGGCCACCAGGCTCCCCAGTTTCAGGTCCGGATCGAGCGCCCCGGCGTAGCCCACCACGAGGATCCGCTCGGGACGGACTTTTTCCAGCGCGGCCGCGAGGTTCCGGGCCGCCTTTTCCGGCCCCACGCCCGCCCGCAGGAAGCCCACCGCCCTCCCGTCCCGCGTACCGCGCCGCAGTCGACCGCCCGACGCGCTCTCCAGCCCGCGGCAGAGCCTCATCCCCGCCTTCAGTTCCTCTTCGAGTGCAGCGACCACCAGGAGCATAGGGTTTCAGGATAGGACGGCCGGCGCCGCGAAACAAGCGCCATTCCGCCGCTCCTCCGCCCGCTCCCGCCCGGGATCCTCCGGTGAGAGGAGGGGGGAAGATATATTTGAACCGGCCGCAAATATTGGGGTATAGGTATGATGACAGGGACACGGGCGGAATTCCCCCGTCCCGCAATCCATCAAGTCAAGGGAGGAGAGGAAGGAGACGATGAGGCCCCTCATGTTTTTGCTGCTGATGGCCCTCCTTCCGGGAGTGGCCGTCGCACGCGAAGGATTTGAAAAGGCGAAGGAACACTACGGGAAGGGGGAGTACCGGCAGGCCTCGACCCTGCTCCGGGACCTGGCCCGGTCCGATCCGAAAAACGCCGAGATCCGCTTCTGGCTCTCGCGGACCCACACCCGGCTCCGCGAGTGGAAGGAGGCGGTCCGGGAACTGGAAGAGGCGGTGAAGATCGAGCCGCGCAACGCGCGCTACCATCTCTGGCTCGGACGCGCCTACGGGGACCGGGCCTCCCGGGCGTTTTTCACATCCGCCTTCTCGCTGGCCCGGAAGGTGGTGAGGGAGTTCGAAACCGCCAGGGACCTTGCGCCCGAAGACATCGACGTCCGGTTCGATCTTCTCGAATATTACCTCCAGGCCCCGGGAATCGTGGGCGGGGGGAAGGACAAGGCGGAGGCGGAGGCAAAAGCCATCGCCGGAATCGACCCCGCCAAGAAATTCATCGCCGAGGCGACCCTTCACGTAAAAAACAAGGACTGGGAGAAGGCGGAGACCTCCCTGCTCCGGGCGACCGTCGACTACCCGCACCATACCAGCGCCCACAGGGACCTGGCCGGGTACCGGCTGGACCGGAAGGACTACAGGGGGGCCCTGGATTCCGGCCTGAAGGCCCTCGGCCTGGATCCGAAATCAACAAGCTCGGCGCTCCTGGTGGCATCGGCGCGGGTGAGGCTCGGCGTGCAGCTCGAGGAAGCGGAGCGGAGCCTCGCGGCTCTCGCCGCCGGCCCCCTCCACGACGGGGACCCCTCCCACGAGGAGGTGCACTACTGGATCGGCCAGTGCCTCCTCGCCCGGGGTGAGACCGCCGGGGCGCGCGCGGCGTTCGAGACCGCCCTCCGGTTCAACCCCGAATATTCCAGGGCCAGGGACGCACTGGCGGAAATCAAATAGACTTCCCCGATTGCGGACCTGTTTCCGGAACACACATCCGAGGCGTCAAGTCATGAAGAGATTGTCGGGAACCCTTGTTGTTTTTGCCCTGTGCCTGCCGTGGGCCCACCCTTCCGAAACGCCGGCCGGGACGCGGGCGCTGACGCTGCAGCAGGCCGTCAGCCTGGCCCTGGAGCGCTCCCCGGAGGTGCTGCTCGCCCGGACGCAGGCGCTCCAGGCGGGGGAGTCGGTGCGCGAGAGCCGCTCGCTCGACCGGCCGCAGGTGACCGCGGGAACCGGGCTGGCCTACAACAACGGCTTCCCGCTCAGCATCGAAGGAAGTGCCCCCTCCATATTCAAGATCATCGGGAGCCAGTCCCTCTTCAGCACCAAGAACTCCAACCTCGTCAAGGAGTCGAAGGAGTCCGAGCGCGCGGGCGAGTTCGCCGCCGGGCGCGTCCGGAACGAGGTGGCCGCCCGAACCGCCCTTTGCTACGGCCGGCTGCACCAGGCGCGCAGGGTCCAGGCGCTGGCCGGGCGCCGCCTGGAGGAAGCGCTCAGGCGGCAGGAGGCCACCGAATCGCTGCTCGAGGGGGGGAAGGCGCGCCCCGTCGACGCCGCCGTCGCCCGCACCGCCTCCGCCGCGGCGCGGCAGGACCTGCTGGTCGCCCGGGAGGAGGCGCGCGTGCTCCAGGCCGAGCTGCGGGCCCTGACCGGGACCGCGGACACGGTCTCCATCGAGACCCGTGACCCCCTGGTCCAAAATCCCCTCGAAGGGGAACCGGCCGAAGAGATCTATCGGCGGGCGGTCCGCTCCTCGCCCGGGATCCTCGAGGCCGAGGCCTCCGTCCGGGCCAGGGAATTCCACACGGCCGCGGAGAAGGGGGAGCGCCACCCGCGCATGAACTTCGTCACCGAATACGCCCTGTTCAGCCGCTCCAACAACTACGAGGATTACTACCGGCGCTTCGAGCGGCACAACTACCTCCTGGGGCTGTCGATCGAGGTCCCGCTGTTCACCGGGTCGCGCACGGCCGCCCGCGTCGCCCGGAGCCGGCTCGAGGAGGAGGGGGAACGCCACCGGCTGGAGGGGCTGAAGTCGGACCTGAAGGTGGAGATCGAACGCGCGCTCGGCGCGCTCGAAATCGCCCGCGGGGCGGCGGACCTGGCGCGCCAGGACCTCGAGACGGCCAGGGAGCTGCAGGCGCTGGACGAGGCGCTTTTCGCCGAGGGCCGGGTGAGCGACCAGGAGATGGCCGCCCGCCGGTTCGAGCTGCAGGGGAAGGAGCGCGCCCTCGTCGACGCCGACCACACCCTGGTCGAGCGCCGGATCGAACTGCTGCGCCTGACGGGGACCGCCGCTTCGGCCCTCGCCGAGTAGGGCCCTGCAAATCGGTTTCTCCCCCGCGCCCCGCTTTGGGGTAAGATGGGCCGGCTTGTCCCGTAAAAGGAGGCCCATGGAAACGAGACACAAGCAGATCGTCCGCATCGTCCTGGCTGCCGCCGTCGTCGCCGCCTCGCTGATCGCGTGGCTCCTCTCCACGCCCGCGCCCGGCATGAGCGTAAGCGGGACGCCGCTCGAGTTCGACGCCGCGCGCGCCCTCGGGGCCGCGCATGCGTTCGTGACGCGGAACCCGGACCGGCTCTTCGGCAGCCTCGAGTCCCGGCAGTCAAGCGGCGACCTCATCGACTCTCTCTCCTCGCTCGGCTACGAGGTCGAGTTCCTCCACTTCGACGCGAGGGTCCGAAGCCGCAACCGGGTGGGGCGCAACGTGCTGGCGCTCAAAAAAGGGGAGTCGGACGAGATCGTCGCCATCGTCGCCCATTACGACACCGCCGACACCGCCGTCGAGGGGGGGATGAAAAACGGCGCCGCCGTCGGGGTGCTCCTGGAACTCGCCCGCGTGTTTTCGAAAGCCCCGACCCGCCGGAGCCTCCTTTTCGCCTTTACCGACGGGGGGGAATGGGGGAACGCCGGCGCCGCGGACCTGGCAGCCGGGTATCCGCTGAAGGACCGCATCGCCGCAGTCCTGTCGCTCGACCACGTGGCGGCGGGGGAGCTGGCCGCTTTCCGCCTCGAGGAGACCGGCCAGGTCTCGGGCTTCACCCCCCCGTGGCTGCGCCGCCTGGCGGCGCAGGCCGCCTCCGTGGAGGGTCTGGACGCCAGGGGAGCCTCGCGGCTCGGGGAAACCGTCGACCGGGCGCTGCAGATTTCCAGCGCCGACCAGGGGCCGTTTTTGCGGGAGGGGATCCCGGCCGTCAACCTTGGGAGCGTATCGGCCGACCGCGCCCGGGCGCGGGAACTCTTCCACTCCCCCGGGGACGGGATCGCCAACATCCGGCCCGCGAGCGTGCGCCGCTTCGGCATGGCGGCCGAACGGATCGTGCGCTCCCTGGACGAGGCGCCGGAGATCCCCCGGGAAGCGCCCGACGCCCTTCGCAGCGCGGGAGGGAGGTTTTTGGCCATCCCCTGGGTCCGGGTCATCCAGCTGCTGTGGTTTCTGCCGCTCGGTCCCTTCCTCTGGTGGCAGCTGGCGGGCGCGCGGCCGAAGCTCGACGCCGCCCAGGTCTCGAGAGAGCTCTGGGCCGTCGCGGCCACCTTCCTCCCCTTCCTCGTCCTTTTCCTGGGCGTGCGCCTGACGGGGGCGCTCCGCCTCCTGCCGGTGTACCCTCTCTACCCGGCGACGGCGCGCGACCCCGTCCTGGTCCACCCCGACTGGCGCGTTCTCGGGGCCGTTTTCGGGGCCGCCGCACTCGTCGCCCTCGCCTCCTGGGTGGTGTGCCGGTACGCGCTGAAGGAGTGGCCCGCGCCGCGGTATGCCGCCTCGAAAGCGGTGCTGCTCGTGCTCCTCGTCATCGTCACCGCCCTGGCTTTTGCGCGCAACTCCCACTGGGCATGGATTTTTTTACTGCTCCCCGCCTGGTTGTGGACCCTGATCGGGCGGGCGCCTTCGATGAAGGGGAGGGCCCTGGCGATCGCGGGAATCCTGGCCGGCGCGCTCCCCTCCCTGCTGGTGCTCGGCCGCCACGCGTCCGACCTGTACCTGGGGTGGAACTACGCCTGGTACCACACGCTCGCCCTGCACAACGGCCTCTTCACCCCGGCCGGATACTTCCTGGGAGCGCTCGCGGCGACCCTGGGGATACGGTTTATCGTCATAGGGGGACAGTCACCGGTGTCCACGGAGGGACACCGGTGACTGTCCCCTAGCCCAAGGCGACGTCGAGCGTCATCATGACGGCAAAGCCGAGCATGGCGCCCAGGGTGGCGATATCGGTGTTCTTCTCGGCCTGGGATTCGGGGATCAGCTCCTCGATGACGACGAACATCATGGCCCCGGCGGCAAACGACAGGGCGTAGGGGAGGATCGGGCGCATCACCAGCACCGCGGCGGCGCCCGCCACGCCGGCGATCGGTTCCACGATCCCCGACAGCTGCCCGTACAGGAAGCATTTGCCCCGGGAGAGTCCCTCGCGCCGGAGGGGGACGGCCACGGCCATCCCCTCGGGGAAATTCTGGATGCCGATGCCGAGCGCCAGCACCACCGCGGCGGCGATCGTGGCCGAGGAGAGGCCATAAGCCGCGGCCCCGAAGGCCACCCCCACCGCCAGGCCCTCGGGAATGTTGTGCAGGGTAATGGCCAGCACCAGCAGGACGCTCCTGCGCCACGAGGTGGGGATCCCCTCCGCCTCGTCCAGATCCATGCCCGGGTGCAGGTGCGGCAGCACCCGGTCGACCAGGCGCAGGAAGACGCCGCCGAGGAGGAACCCCACCACCGCGGGGACCCAGGAGAGCGACCCGTTGGTTTCCTCCGCCATTTCGATGGCCGGAGCCAGCAGGGACCAGAAGCTGGCCGCTATCATCACTCCGGCGGCGAACCCCAGCATGGAGTCGAGTACCTTGCGGTTGATGGTCTTGAAAAAGAAGACCACCGAGGCGCCGAGCGCGGTCACGGCCCATGTGAACAGCGTCGCCCACAGGGCCTGAAGCACGGGATGCAGATCCTTGAACCAGTCGATGATACAACCCTCCTGGTAGAATGGGGGGGGAACAGTCACCGGTGTCGCTCCGTGGACACCGGTGACTGTTCCCTAGCGGGCCTGGATCTTCTCGAACTGTTCCCCGATCGTCTTCCTGGCGGTCGCCAGCGCCTGCCGAAGCTCGTCCATCTTTCCGTCGGTCCACTGCACGCCGTCGGCCAGTCCCGCCTGCAGCCTCTCCTCGATGTCTTCCTTGATGTTCTCCACCGAATGCCACAGTTCCCGCTGCACGGCATGAGCCCGGCTCCCGGCGTTCTCGGCCAGGTGACGGATCCTGCGCCTGGTCTTGCGTCCGGACTGCGGAGCGAACAGGAGCGCGATCCCCGCGCCGAGCAGGGCGCCCGCCACCAGGGCGGTGGCGACCTCTTTCCTCGTGTTGTCGTCGGCCATAGCCTCATCCTTTCTCCCCTCCGCGGGCGATCCCGACAGGCCGCCCGTCGAGGGGCTTATGATCATTATGTCCCAGGAAAGGCCGGAAACAAATGGTGCTCTTGCCTTCCGGGGCCCCATCGGGCAACCTACAGGGGAGGGCCTCGAGGACGGGCCTGACGACAAACCAGAGGGTGGATATGCCAATGGAAGCGAAAAAGCGGTGCCCCGAATGCGGATACGGCTCGGATGAGGCCTTTACGCAATGTCCCGCCTGCGCCGCGGATGCGAAACGGGGGCCGGGTTCCCCGAAAAACAAAATCACCCTCATCGTGGTGGTCCTCCTCGCCGTCTGGGGGGCGTGGACCTGGATCGGTCGCGACCCCGGCGCCGGAAAATCGGGGCGCGGGGAGCTCCGGATCAGCACGGGGGAGAGGGTCGACCTCGCCGGCCACCTGGCCGCGGGGCGCCACACGGTCTTTCTCTTCTATGCCGACTGGTGACCCTCCTGCCGCAAAATACTGCCTCAGTTGGAGGCGGCCGACGCGCAATCCGATTTTTTTGAACTGCGGGAGATCGACATCACCGACTGGGACTCTTCCGTGGCCGGCCAGTACAACATCCGCAGCATCCCCCACTGCATGATTTACGGCCGTGACGGCGAGCTGAAGGAATCGGGCCCCGATGTCTGCTGGGCCGTCGTGGAGAACCCGTCGGCCCTGCTGCGGTACTGACCGCATGACGGATTCCCGTTTTAAGGAGTATCCATCATGCCGGGAAACCGGTATCATTACCCCGGATGTCAAAACTTTGGTCTGGAGGAGACAGAGTGTTACAAGTTACCGAAAAAGCGAGTGAGATGATCAAGCTTTATCTCAAGGACAGGACGGACGCTCCGTCCATCCGCCTCATGCTGAACGAGGGGGGTTGATCGGGGCCCTCCGTGGGCATGACTCTGGATGAGTCAACGGAAAACGACACGTCTTTTGAAGAGAACGGAATCACCTTCGTCGTCGACAAGGAATTTCTGGAAAAGATCCAGCCCGTGACGATCGATTTCGTGTCCACCCCCATGGGAGAGGGATTTCAGATCTCCTCCAGCCTGCCGAAACCCGAAGGCGCCTGCGGCTCCTGCGCCGGGTCCTGCAACTCCTGACACGATCTGAAACCACGACACGCCGGCCGGCGCCCGTTACCGGGCGCCGGCCTTTTTTTTCATGGCAGGGTCCCCGCCCTGCCGGGCGTTTCTGCACAGTATTTGTGCTATACTATAACTGTGCATGGAGGGGGCCATGGGAAGGAATCTGACGTTGCGCCTGGATGAAGGCGTGCTCCGGCAGGCGAAGCACGCGGCCGTGGAACAGGACCAGTCGCTGTCCGAGTGGGTCTCGGGATTGATCGCCCACGCGCTTGCCCGAAGAAAACGATCGCAATCGGCCAAAGAAAGCGCCCTGCAGCATATGGACCGGGCCCCTGCCCTCGGCGGCTTCCCCTTGTCGAGAGAGGAATCCCATGAGCGATAAGAGCGTCTTCGTGGATACCAACATCCTCGTATACGCTCATGACCGGGACGCGGGGGACAAGTACCTGGCGGCGAAATCCGCCCTGGCATCGCTGTGGGACCGTCCCCTGCCGCCGAGCATAAGCATCCAGGTTCTGCAGGAGTTTTATGTCAACCTCCTCCGGAAGAGGGTCGA
Coding sequences within:
- a CDS encoding M23 family metallopeptidase, translating into MADAAMRGGRSLKPVALIVCACLLAVLAQGIFRVGGTPDVRIQPAMSVIGKRTPVTVEIAEPRRGLSRVRIELVQGEHSAPLFEKAYTPASQIPFLGSGTVRDVIGVDAGRESLPALTGGEATIRVTSERAPTWLRHPDPHVEELTLPVRLTPPSLQVRSSQTYVRQGGCEVVVYSVGESAVRDGVRAGSWWFPGFPLPGGGAHDRFALFAVPYDMDRPEVRLVAEDAAGNAAEAGFIDRFFPRPLRTDTIQVSDPFLDKVVPAIVSRTPEFRERGTLLESYLAINREMRDANQETILALARKTTPGFLWRGEFVMMPNSKTTASFAQRRSYLYEGREVDVQTHLGYDLASVRRSPVPAANSGVVLFAGYLGIYGNAIVIDHGYGLQSIYAHLSSMDAGEGQEVSRGDVIGRTGETGLAGGDHLHFSVLLQGLPVDSIEWCDSHWIENRIARKLGAALPGER
- a CDS encoding Zn-dependent exopeptidase M28; this translates as METRHKQIVRIVLAAAVVAASLIAWLLSTPAPGMSVSGTPLEFDAARALGAAHAFVTRNPDRLFGSLESRQSSGDLIDSLSSLGYEVEFLHFDARVRSRNRVGRNVLALKKGESDEIVAIVAHYDTADTAVEGGMKNGAAVGVLLELARVFSKAPTRRSLLFAFTDGGEWGNAGAADLAAGYPLKDRIAAVLSLDHVAAGELAAFRLEETGQVSGFTPPWLRRLAAQAASVEGLDARGASRLGETVDRALQISSADQGPFLREGIPAVNLGSVSADRARARELFHSPGDGIANIRPASVRRFGMAAERIVRSLDEAPEIPREAPDALRSAGGRFLAIPWVRVIQLLWFLPLGPFLWWQLAGARPKLDAAQVSRELWAVAATFLPFLVLFLGVRLTGALRLLPVYPLYPATARDPVLVHPDWRVLGAVFGAAALVALASWVVCRYALKEWPAPRYAASKAVLLVLLVIVTALAFARNSHWAWIFLLLPAWLWTLIGRAPSMKGRALAIAGILAGALPSLLVLGRHASDLYLGWNYAWYHTLALHNGLFTPAGYFLGALAATLGIRFIVIGGQSPVSTEGHR
- a CDS encoding YtxH domain-containing protein produces the protein MADDNTRKEVATALVAGALLGAGIALLFAPQSGRKTRRRIRHLAENAGSRAHAVQRELWHSVENIKEDIEERLQAGLADGVQWTDGKMDELRQALATARKTIGEQFEKIQAR
- a CDS encoding thioredoxin; this encodes MEAADAQSDFFELREIDITDWDSSVAGQYNIRSIPHCMIYGRDGELKESGPDVCWAVVENPSALLRY
- a CDS encoding ZIP family metal transporter, with product MDWFKDLHPVLQALWATLFTWAVTALGASVVFFFKTINRKVLDSMLGFAAGVMIAASFWSLLAPAIEMAEETNGSLSWVPAVVGFLLGGVFLRLVDRVLPHLHPGMDLDEAEGIPTSWRRSVLLVLAITLHNIPEGLAVGVAFGAAAYGLSSATIAAAVVLALGIGIQNFPEGMAVAVPLRREGLSRGKCFLYGQLSGIVEPIAGVAGAAAVLVMRPILPYALSFAAGAMMFVVIEELIPESQAEKNTDIATLGAMLGFAVMMTLDVALG
- a CDS encoding TolC family protein; amino-acid sequence: MKRLSGTLVVFALCLPWAHPSETPAGTRALTLQQAVSLALERSPEVLLARTQALQAGESVRESRSLDRPQVTAGTGLAYNNGFPLSIEGSAPSIFKIIGSQSLFSTKNSNLVKESKESERAGEFAAGRVRNEVAARTALCYGRLHQARRVQALAGRRLEEALRRQEATESLLEGGKARPVDAAVARTASAAARQDLLVAREEARVLQAELRALTGTADTVSIETRDPLVQNPLEGEPAEEIYRRAVRSSPGILEAEASVRAREFHTAAEKGERHPRMNFVTEYALFSRSNNYEDYYRRFERHNYLLGLSIEVPLFTGSRTAARVARSRLEEEGERHRLEGLKSDLKVEIERALGALEIARGAADLARQDLETARELQALDEALFAEGRVSDQEMAARRFELQGKERALVDADHTLVERRIELLRLTGTAASALAE
- a CDS encoding fumarylacetoacetate hydrolase family protein, which gives rise to MNYLRYRYRGKVMTGVEESGAVRALRMGPCDECVETDPPVGLDQVEILCPSEPTKILAVGLNYGSHLDHHAPGTSAPASPEIFFKPPSALLPHGGVIRIPPDAHDVHYEGELVIVIGGMARQVSPGEAENYILGYSCGIDVSARIWQKNDLQWWRAKGCDTFAPAGPVVAANFDWRNGGIETRVNGGVVQSGRFSEFLFDPPMIVSYASRYLTLMPGDLIYTGTPGGTGALHPGDRVEVEIPGIGTLCSSVAAGA
- a CDS encoding tetratricopeptide repeat protein, translated to MFLLLMALLPGVAVAREGFEKAKEHYGKGEYRQASTLLRDLARSDPKNAEIRFWLSRTHTRLREWKEAVRELEEAVKIEPRNARYHLWLGRAYGDRASRAFFTSAFSLARKVVREFETARDLAPEDIDVRFDLLEYYLQAPGIVGGGKDKAEAEAKAIAGIDPAKKFIAEATLHVKNKDWEKAETSLLRATVDYPHHTSAHRDLAGYRLDRKDYRGALDSGLKALGLDPKSTSSALLVASARVRLGVQLEEAERSLAALAAGPLHDGDPSHEEVHYWIGQCLLARGETAGARAAFETALRFNPEYSRARDALAEIK